In Etheostoma cragini isolate CJK2018 chromosome 9, CSU_Ecrag_1.0, whole genome shotgun sequence, the following are encoded in one genomic region:
- the slco2a1 gene encoding solute carrier organic anion transporter family member 2A1 has product MDTLPSKDMKEAKTKVFHSVKLFVLCHGLLQFSQLLYSSYFKSTISTIERRYGLSSYSSGTISSLHEVSNSVLIVFISYFGNRVHRPRVIGIGGVLMAVSAMILTLPHFLSQPYEYDSVLHNRHDICNLQGNSSNLESCGRDETRRLADTNNLWLLMGSAQLLFGVGSVPIQPFGISYIDDFAGPGNSPLYIAILFAVSVFGPAVGYLLGAVMLQIYVDVDKTGFGAEQELIQSDPRWVGAWWMGLLLTSGCLVLTSIPYFFFPRGMPSEDNVGGSETEMNDDFKKPDASLADFLKMFPRMFVHLLLSPLFLMLVLAQCCFSSVIAGLSTFLNKFLERQYSASAAYSSLLVGAVNLPAVAVGMLIGGVIMKKTGLSLKTIPRFSVAMLTMSTLLCIPLFFMGCPTQKVSEVNYYQIGQYGSLPLCYSNCSCLASAFNPVCGSDGVEYISPCHAGCTNFTKDPNNTHRVQLYTNCMCISGSQSNAHPTPCSNSCPHLLLPVILVISLASLIACLTHNPMYMMVLRCVPSEEKSFAIGIQFLLMRVLAWLPAPALFGMAIDTSCVWWKTVCGKKFSCGYYDNNILRNRYLGLQVGYKVMGVVLLMMLGWKAKRTQEYTLEKRPEGLL; this is encoded by the exons CTGTTTGTCCTGTGCCACGGCCTCCTGCAGTTCTCTCAGCTGCTGTACAGCTCCTACTTCAAGAGCACCATCAGCACAATTGAGAGACGCTACGGCCTCAGCAGCTACTCCTCAGGAACCATTTCCTCTCTCCACGAG GTCAGCAACAGTGTGTTGATAGTGTTCATCAGCTACTTTGGAAATCGGGTCCACCGCCCTCGCGTTATTGGAATCGGTGGAGTACTGATGGCTGTCAGCGCCATGATCCTGACCTTACCTCACTTCTTGTCCCAGCCCTACGAATACGACTCTGTTTTACACA ATCGCCATGACATTTGCAACCTGCAGGGGAACTCCAGCAACCTGGAGAGTTGTGGCCGCGACGAGACCAGGCGTCTGGCCGACACTAACAACCTGTGGCTGCTCATGGGCAGCGCCCAGCTGCTCTTTGGCGTGGGCTCGGTGCCCATCCAGCCCTTTGGGATTTCCTACATAGATGATTTTGCTGGGCCTGGCAACTCCCCTCTTTACATAG CCATCCTGTTTGCTGTATCTGTATTCGGGCCTGCCGTTGGATACCTGCTGGGCGCAGTCATGCTGCAGATCTATGTGGACGTGGACAAAACTGGTTTTG GAGCGGAACAAGAGCTGATACAGAGTGATCCCCGCTGGGTCGGTGCCTGGTGGATGGGCCTGCTCCTCACCTCCGGCTGCCTGGTTCTCACCTCCATCCCCTACTTCTTCTTCCCTCGTGGAATGCCTTCAGAAGACAAT gtgGGTGGAAGTGAAACTGAGATGAATGATGACTTCAAGAAGCCAGATGCCTCTTTAGCTGATTTCCTGAAAA TGTTCCCCAGAATGTTTGTCCACCTCCTGTTGAGCCCTCTCTTCCTGATGCTGGTCCTGGCCCAGTGCTGCTTCTCCTCAGTGATCGCGGGTCTCTCTACGTTCCTCAACAAGTTCCTGGAGCGACAGTACAGCGCTTCAGCCGCCTACAGCAGCCTGCTAGTTG GTGCTGTGAATCTGCCAGCAGTAGCAGTGGGGATGCTGATTGGTGGGGTCATCATGAAGAAGACAGGTCTCTCTCTGAAGACCATCCCACGCTTCTCTGTGGCCATGCTGACTATGTCCACCCTCCTCTGTATCCCTCTCTTCTTCATGGGCTGCCCCACACAGAAAGTGTCAGAGGTCAATTATTACCAGATTGGACAGTATGG CTCTCTGCCCCTGTGCTACTCCAACTGCTCCTGCCTTGCCAGTGCCTTCAACCCTGTGTGTGGCTCGGATGGTGTCGAGTATATTTCTCCTTGCCATGCGGGCTGCACCAACTTCACCAAGGATCCCAACAACACCCACAGGGTTCAG CTGTATACCAACTGCATGTGTATATCTGGGAGCCAGAGTAATGCCCATCCTACACCCTGTTCAAACAGCTGCCCACATCTTCTTCTCCCCGTCATTCTTGTCATCTCTTTGGCTTCACTGATCGCCTGCCTCACTCACAACCCCATGTACATGATGGTGCTAAG ATGTGTTCCCTCCGAAGAGAAGTCATTTGCTATAGGAATTCAATTTTTACTCATGAGAGTTTTAG CCTGGCTACCTGCCCCTGCTCTCTTTGGGATGGCCATTGATACATCATGTGTCTGGTGGAAGACTGTGTGCGGAAAGAAGTTTAGCTGTGGTTACTATGACAACAACATCTTGAGGAACCG GTACTTGGGCTTACAGGTGGGTTATAAGGTCATGGGTGTCGTCCTACTGATGATGCTGGGGTGGAAAGCAAAGCGGACCCAGGAGTACACTCTGGAGAAGAGGCCTGAAGGACTACTGTGA